Part of the Roseobacter litoralis Och 149 genome, GGGCGAGAATTGTACTCGCTGCTCATTACTGCGCCATATGCACCCGCAGAGCGAAAGGCGACGAGTTCTCCGGCGGCGACCGGCGGCATGACCCGCGCGCGCGCGAAGGTATCGCCCGATTCGCACACAGGGCCGACAATATCGAATTTCACCTGTTCAATCCCAGGATCAGGCTCAACCACCGGAATGATATCGTGATAGGCTTCGTACATGGCCGGGCGGATCAGATCATTCATCGCCCCGTCAATGATCAGAAAATCGCGGTCTTCACCGGATTTCACGTAAATCACCTCAGAGACCATGATACCGGCGTTCCCGACGATCAGCCGACCCGGCTCGATTTCGATCTCGCATCCCAGATGCCCCAGCTTGCGCTTGATCATCGCGCCATAGTCGGACGGCAAAGGCGGCGCCTGATTGTCCCGCGTGTAAGGAATACCGAGACCCCCACCGAGGTCCAGACGCCGGATGTTGTGCCCCTGCGCGCGCAATTGCCCGGTCAACTCCGCAACCTTGTCATAGGCGGCTTCAAACGGGGCCAGATCGGTCAACTGGCTGCCGATATGCACATCAATGCCGATCACCTCCAGCCCCTTCAACGAGGCGGCCAGCGCATAAACCTCATGGGCGCGCGAAATCGGGATGCCGAATTTGTTCTCGGACTTGCCGGTGGCAATCTTTGCATGCGTTTTGGCATCGACATCCGGGTTCACACGAATGGTGATCGGCGCTGTGACACCCATCGCAAGCGCCGTGGCATTCAGCACCTCCATCTCCGGCTCGGACTCAACATTGAACTGTCGAATGCCCCCTTCGAGTGCGAGGCGGATTTCAGCGGCTGTCTTGCCGACACCTGAAAACACAATCTTGTCGCCGGGCACCCCAGCGGCCTTGGCGCGCAGATACTCACCGCCCGACACCACATCCATCCCCGCCCCGGCCTGTGCGAGGGTTTTCAGGATCGCCTGATTGCTGGCCGCTTTCATGGCGTAGCACACGAGGTGGTCCATCCCATCAAGCGCCTCATCAAAAAGGCGGAAATGCCTCAGAAGCGTTGCGGTGGAATAGAGATAAAACGGCGTGCCCACGGTGGCCGCTATCTCGGGCACCGGTACATCTTCGGCGTGCAGAACGCCATCGCGATAGAGAAAATGATCCATGTGCGCGCTCTACGCAAAAGCGCAGACAAGATCAATCAGCCTTTGCCGCGCGCGGCGTTTCGGCCCAACAGGCAGTTGCATATGCAGCCTCAGCCCTCAGCGATTTTGCATCCGCAGCGCCAGATACAGCGGCAAGCCGCAGCTGACACCGATGCAAAAGGTTGCAGGGATCGCGATCAGACCCAGCCAACGGCGCGTGCGGAAGGTTTCAGTCAGCACCCAGACGGTCAGCGCCACGGCGGCGATCGTGAGGTCCCAGACCAAACCGCTTGTAGCGGCGTTGACATGCCATGCATCGACCATGGCCATCAGGTCATAGCCGTTGGCGTTGAACCAGCTTATGAAGTAATACATGGGGTGAATGGACCCCCAAATCGCCAGTGCAAAGAAAACGACACGCAACATATCTGGTTCAGCCCCTTTTGACCACGCCGTACCGCGCGTACCCGGAAATGCTTACACCCGTTTTTGGCGCAGGTTCTGCGACCGGTTGCCGATGCGAGACCTGCGAACCAGTACAGCCGGACACGAGGATAAGGGACAAGATCAGGGCAAGCCGCATCATCACAGCGTCTAAAGCCCCAAAAATATCGAAAACGGGCCTTGGTTCAAACCAACCCCGACGTTTGAATTCACACCGCCTGAGCCAACCGCGACAGATGCACCGACTGTCGGGCGCACCGGTTCACCGTCAACACCGCAGGCGGCCAGTGTACCGGCCAACATCAACATCGCGACACATCGGGTCATCAGATCAGTGCCCTCCATCGAGCGATTTGTTCGCGCACCCGAACGGGTGCCGTTCCTCCATAAGATATACGGCTTTGAACCGAGTTTTCCACCCCGAGCACATCAAAGACGTCCGCTGTGATGTCTGCGTGCACCCCACGCATATCCTCCAGCGTCAGATCGGGCAGATCGCATTTCTGCGCTTCGGCCAGCGCAACCAGCGCACCGGTGATGTGATGGGCCTCGCGAAACGGCAGGCCAAGTACGCGCACCAACCAGTCCGCAAGGTCTGTGGCCGTTGAGAACCCCGAACCCGCCGCCTGCGCGAGGCTTTCGCGGTTGGCTGTCATGTCGCTGACCATGCCGGTCATTGCCGCCAGCGCGAGCATGAGGTTATCAGCAGCGTCAAAGACTTGCTCTTTATCCTCTTGCATGTCCTTGGAATAGGCCAGCGGCAGGCCCTTCATCACCATCATCAGCGCCGTATTGGCACCGAAAATGCGACCGACCTTGGCGCGGATCAATTCAGCCGCGTCCGGGTTCTTCTTTTGCGGCATGATCGAAGAACCGGTCGAAAAGCGGTCCGACAGCGCCACAAAGCGGAACTGTGCGGAGGACCAGATCACCAGTTCTTCGGCAAAACGGCTCAGGTGCATGGCACAGATGCTGGCCGTGCTCAGGAATTCGAGGGCAAAATCGCGATCGCTCACCGCATCAAGGGAATTCGCGGCGGGCCGGTCAAACCCCAGCGCTTCTGCGGTCATATGGCGGTCAATCGGAAAGGACGTACCCGCAAGTGCCGCCGCCCCCAGCGGGCTTTCGTTCATGCGTGCACGCGCGTCCCGCACACGGCTGAGGTCACGCCCAAACATCTCAACATACGCCATCATGTGATGGCCCCAGGTC contains:
- a CDS encoding DUF2834 domain-containing protein translates to MLRVVFFALAIWGSIHPMYYFISWFNANGYDLMAMVDAWHVNAATSGLVWDLTIAAVALTVWVLTETFRTRRWLGLIAIPATFCIGVSCGLPLYLALRMQNR
- the lysA gene encoding diaminopimelate decarboxylase — encoded protein: MDHFLYRDGVLHAEDVPVPEIAATVGTPFYLYSTATLLRHFRLFDEALDGMDHLVCYAMKAASNQAILKTLAQAGAGMDVVSGGEYLRAKAAGVPGDKIVFSGVGKTAAEIRLALEGGIRQFNVESEPEMEVLNATALAMGVTAPITIRVNPDVDAKTHAKIATGKSENKFGIPISRAHEVYALAASLKGLEVIGIDVHIGSQLTDLAPFEAAYDKVAELTGQLRAQGHNIRRLDLGGGLGIPYTRDNQAPPLPSDYGAMIKRKLGHLGCEIEIEPGRLIVGNAGIMVSEVIYVKSGEDRDFLIIDGAMNDLIRPAMYEAYHDIIPVVEPDPGIEQVKFDIVGPVCESGDTFARARVMPPVAAGELVAFRSAGAYGAVMSSEYNSRPLIPEVLVHEDQFAVIRPRPTFDEMIKRDTIPTWL
- the argH gene encoding argininosuccinate lyase translates to MTDTQNPKSSNQMWGGRFANGPDAIMEAINASIGFDKRMAAQDIAGSRAHAAMLGATGIVEPSDAEAMGEGLLTVLSEIETGNFAFSTALEDIHMNVEARLKEIIGEPAGRLHTGRSRNDQVATDFKLWVRDQLDASEAGLLALIRALLDQAEAGADWVMPGFTHLQTAQPVTWGHHMMAYVEMFGRDLSRVRDARARMNESPLGAAALAGTSFPIDRHMTAEALGFDRPAANSLDAVSDRDFALEFLSTASICAMHLSRFAEELVIWSSAQFRFVALSDRFSTGSSIMPQKKNPDAAELIRAKVGRIFGANTALMMVMKGLPLAYSKDMQEDKEQVFDAADNLMLALAAMTGMVSDMTANRESLAQAAGSGFSTATDLADWLVRVLGLPFREAHHITGALVALAEAQKCDLPDLTLEDMRGVHADITADVFDVLGVENSVQSRISYGGTAPVRVREQIARWRALI